A region from the Takifugu rubripes chromosome 22, fTakRub1.2, whole genome shotgun sequence genome encodes:
- the vipr2 gene encoding vasoactive intestinal polypeptide receptor 2 isoform X1: MKVLLFLFFIWTCAPTEGRHPNCNFLLEVERDHAECLRRLREEKEATSSRKESGCRGVWDSIACWERAEVGEIVTIPCPRVLKTVFGRNGNISRNCTSAGWSDIFPNITSVCGSNTSQDKLIFYTVVQTLYTLGHSLSLIALITGSAVLCLFRKLHCTRNYIHLNLFLSFILRAVAVLAKDDILFNRTSQCSNQPSLAGCKTSLVFFQYFIMANFFWLLVEGLYLHTLLVVIFSENRHFIVYLFIGWGIPAVFVFVWVMMRIYLEDTGCWETNDNPIPNWVINGPIGFSIMVNFLLFVSIIRILVQKLRCPDVGGNDQSQYRRLAKSTLLLIPLFGIHYVIFVTLGESIAEDYKIFFDLALGSFQGLVVAILYCFLNSELQVELKRIWRIMCLNAHLSGHHSNSTFRSGSELMAQSHRNSRAQSIMQSETTVL; this comes from the exons ATGAAAGTTTTGctcttcttgtttttcatctGGACTTGTGCGCCCACG GAAGGTCGACATCCCAACTGTAActtcctgctggaggtggagagagaCCATGCAGAGTGTCTGAGGAGGCTgcgggaggaaaaggaggccACCAGCAGCCGCAAAG AGTCGGGATGCAGAGGGGTGTGGGACAGCATTGCATGCTGGGAGCGAGCTGAGGTTGGAGAGATCGTCACCATCCCCTGTCCCAGAGTCCTCAAGACTGTGTTTGGCAGAAATG GAAACATTAGCCGGAACTGCACTTCAGCAGGTTGGTCGGACATCTTCCCAAACATCACCAGCGTGTGTGGGTCCAACACCAGCCAAGACAAG CTCATCTTCTACACGGTCGTGCAGACGTTGTACACTCTGGGTCACAGTTTGTCCTTGATTGCTCTCATTACGGGGAGCGCCGTCCTCTGTCTGTTCCG GAAGCTACACTGCACCAGGAACTACATCCacctcaacctcttcctgtccttcatCCTGCGAGCCGTGGCCGTGCTGGCCAAAGATGACATCCTCTTCAACCGAACGTCGCAGTGCTCTAACCAGCCATCACTG GCGGGATGTAAAACCAGTCTGGTGTTTTTCCAGTACTTCATCATGGCCAACTTCTTTTGGCTGCTGGTTGAGGGTCTGTACCTCCACACCCTGCTCGTCGTAATCTTCTCTGAGAACCGCCACTTTATCGTCTACTTGTTTATCGGCTGGG GAattcctgctgtgtttgtgtttgtgtgggtgatgatgaggatttaCCTGGAGGACACTGG GTGTTGGGAGACAAACGACAACCCCATACCCAACTGGGTGATCAATGGACCGATCGGATTCTCCATAATG GTGAACTTTCTCCTGTTCGTCAGCATCATCCGGATTTTGGTCCAAAAGCTGAGGTGTCCTGATGTGGGAGGGAATGATCAATCACAGTACAG GAGGTTGGCGAAATCCACTCTGCTGCTGATTCCTCTCTTTGGGATCCACTACGTGATCTTTGTCACGCTTGGAGAGTCGATCGCAGAAGACTATAAAATATTCTTTGACCTGGCCCTCGGATCATTTCAG GGTCTGGTGGTGGCCATTCTCTACTGCTTTCTAAACAGTGAG CTTCAGGTTGAATTAAAGAGAATTTGGCGCATTATGTGTCTCAACGCCCACTTGAGCGGACATCACTCAAATTCTACCTTCAGAAGTGGTTCGGAGCTCATGGCGCAGTCTCACCGGAACTCCCGCGCTCAGTCCATCATGCAGTCTGAGACCAcagtcctgtaa
- the vipr2 gene encoding vasoactive intestinal polypeptide receptor 2 isoform X2, whose amino-acid sequence MGCSCGPLAGNISRNCTSAGWSDIFPNITSVCGSNTSQDKLIFYTVVQTLYTLGHSLSLIALITGSAVLCLFRKLHCTRNYIHLNLFLSFILRAVAVLAKDDILFNRTSQCSNQPSLAGCKTSLVFFQYFIMANFFWLLVEGLYLHTLLVVIFSENRHFIVYLFIGWGIPAVFVFVWVMMRIYLEDTGCWETNDNPIPNWVINGPIGFSIMVNFLLFVSIIRILVQKLRCPDVGGNDQSQYRRLAKSTLLLIPLFGIHYVIFVTLGESIAEDYKIFFDLALGSFQGLVVAILYCFLNSELQVELKRIWRIMCLNAHLSGHHSNSTFRSGSELMAQSHRNSRAQSIMQSETTVL is encoded by the exons ATGGGCTGTTCCTGTGGTCCCCTCGCAGGAAACATTAGCCGGAACTGCACTTCAGCAGGTTGGTCGGACATCTTCCCAAACATCACCAGCGTGTGTGGGTCCAACACCAGCCAAGACAAG CTCATCTTCTACACGGTCGTGCAGACGTTGTACACTCTGGGTCACAGTTTGTCCTTGATTGCTCTCATTACGGGGAGCGCCGTCCTCTGTCTGTTCCG GAAGCTACACTGCACCAGGAACTACATCCacctcaacctcttcctgtccttcatCCTGCGAGCCGTGGCCGTGCTGGCCAAAGATGACATCCTCTTCAACCGAACGTCGCAGTGCTCTAACCAGCCATCACTG GCGGGATGTAAAACCAGTCTGGTGTTTTTCCAGTACTTCATCATGGCCAACTTCTTTTGGCTGCTGGTTGAGGGTCTGTACCTCCACACCCTGCTCGTCGTAATCTTCTCTGAGAACCGCCACTTTATCGTCTACTTGTTTATCGGCTGGG GAattcctgctgtgtttgtgtttgtgtgggtgatgatgaggatttaCCTGGAGGACACTGG GTGTTGGGAGACAAACGACAACCCCATACCCAACTGGGTGATCAATGGACCGATCGGATTCTCCATAATG GTGAACTTTCTCCTGTTCGTCAGCATCATCCGGATTTTGGTCCAAAAGCTGAGGTGTCCTGATGTGGGAGGGAATGATCAATCACAGTACAG GAGGTTGGCGAAATCCACTCTGCTGCTGATTCCTCTCTTTGGGATCCACTACGTGATCTTTGTCACGCTTGGAGAGTCGATCGCAGAAGACTATAAAATATTCTTTGACCTGGCCCTCGGATCATTTCAG GGTCTGGTGGTGGCCATTCTCTACTGCTTTCTAAACAGTGAG CTTCAGGTTGAATTAAAGAGAATTTGGCGCATTATGTGTCTCAACGCCCACTTGAGCGGACATCACTCAAATTCTACCTTCAGAAGTGGTTCGGAGCTCATGGCGCAGTCTCACCGGAACTCCCGCGCTCAGTCCATCATGCAGTCTGAGACCAcagtcctgtaa